The genomic segment GACACGCATTATTACACAGATATACGGTTAATGATTATAGTTCCTCGCGACGTAACCACGGTTACGGTCTGGCTAGTTAAGCCAGAACTTGCGTAATTTATTGTCAGCGGTATTTTGGTTGCGTTATATGCAGATATCCGCCCCATTAGCGTGACAACGGGGAAGTATTTAACGACAACCGACCGTTATAACGCGCGGCCGGTCCCCGGGACCAGATTAACCGATAACTACGGTCTATTAATCCCCGATGCTGCCGCGTCTGCGTATCGACTCGATCCATAGTTTGTTTAACATTTCGagttacgtatatatacacatacatatatatatatatatgtatgtatgtgtatatacacacacacacacacacgcagcCCTCCCCCTTCCCACAGTCTACATATTAGCTACTATTACTATCGCTATTAATACACTGAATATTCCGACATTACGATATTATGATATTTCGAGGATTACGTATTACATTTTACACGAATCCCGTACCAGTGAAACTGCTCAAAGTGACGTATGCgcgtacaatatatattatgtgcatatatacatatattttttttttttttttttttttttttatcatatataatagcaGCCATTCATGAATTCGCGCTCATATaggacatatatatgtatatgtatattgttattaattcaaGCCAATTAATCGGAGGTAAGAAAATGTATCGTTTCGCGAAAGATCGAGTCGTGCGGATACAATTTAGCGACGATTAAATTACGCGTTGCAGAAATTCCGCAGGTATCGATGATCGCGTCTTTTGAATATCGTTTCACGAGCGCTTCGTTCAaactcgatatttttatttcgcttGTTTGTATGGTATACGCGATGTAATTTTTGCTGCGCTGATAATCCGAatggaataatattttcacaaagCTAGATCGAACGTCAAGAGGAAAAGAATGGACGCGACTTACCAGCGGGTGATGTAACGGATATCGATTGTTGTCCCGAATTAGAACCGCTGCCGttacttatattttgtttccTCAATTGTTTCTTATGTTTCATCCGTCGATTCTGGAACCACGTTTTCACCTGAGTCTCGGACAGGTGTAACGCGGCCGCGAGTTCTACCCTCTCGGGCGTGCTCAGGTATCTCTGCACCTCGAATCTAGCTTCCAAACCTGCCAGTTGTTGGTCGCTGAAGACCTGAAATTTTCAGGAAACAAACTCTTGTTTCTTATCTCGACGCAGTTGGGACAAGTTAGAAAATCGATTCACATTAATTTAACACCGAAAGTCAAcaacgattaattaatttgattaatttaggGTGGTCGTCGGACCATCGGCGTTGATGGAAATATAATGTAGAACTCAGATTCTCCTTTTTCGAACAAATGGAAAAGATCATGAATCCGCAAAGAGGGAAATGGAGGGGAATGGAGAAAGTGTATACTCACGGTTCGGGCCTTTCGTCGTCGACAGTGCTTCAAGGCCGCTAGCTCCCCGACTCCCGGTACCACACCGACCCCCATACCGGCGCTACCGAACAGCGGTCCCAGGAAGAAGGCCGCGGCGGCGGGCGGCGCCGCGGGATAACCGGGTAGCAAACTGGCAAACTGCTGATATTGATGATGCTGTCCGTGTACGGAGGTTGACGTCAGATGATGCTGATGGTGCAACTGATGATGATGCGAATGATGGGGGGTGACTGTGCCGCGACTAAGAATATCTTCGATGAGGAACGACGTCCTGCTGGCGGAGGTTCCGTTCTGACCTGGTTGTGCTTGTTGCTGCTGACAGGTGGAAGACTGCATCTTCCTTTTCTCGTGCTCTGTTACGCGATTAGGGCGGACGTTTCGCGGTTACATCCTCGCCGCGGTCTTGTAGTCAAATCAAAACGATAAGACCATTACGAGACGCGGCATCTATCGCGAGTCAGTCTAAGAAATTTGCGGAGAAAAGCAAAAACGGAGGAACGCGTCACTTTCTCCAAACCAGTCACTCTCCTTCCGTGCACCTTTGGATGGATTATATAATGCACGCGCGCACCCCTTAGCCCAGTTGGCCAATTTAGGCGGCGTTCATCTCGCAAACATCCCGAGGTCGAATTGATCGCCGTGGGATGAAAGCACGAATCGCGAGAGACGCACCAGCCATCAGCCCGTTCACTGTCGTTCGCCGACAACGTTAAGGGTCGCGTATCGGTGCGCTCGCGATGCGATTTCAACTCCCTGTGCGCGATCATCGCCCCTCTCGTTCCTCCCTCCGAGGAAGAGGGTGAAAGGCTTCAAGTATATCCGAGGCCTGGCATCCCCGCATTGGCCGGCGTCGCGACGCTCCTCGCCGCTCCGGATTGGCTTCGCGCGACACCCGGGGCGGGTCTTGGCGGTGCGTTTCCATGGACACGGCAGCTCCGGGGTATTCATGAATCCGACGTTGTACGTCCCCGCGAGGACGGGAAACGGGAAGAGGCTACGGAGGAAGAGGCGGAggcggaggaggaggaggagaaggaggaggaggtaCGGATCGTTCTGTATCCGTGCGATTCTCTCTCCATTCTATCGTTCGCCCCAACACGTAGATAATAATGCAAGAGTACGCGTAAGAGACGTGTACGTTCCCCGAAAACCATCCACTCGCCTCTCCGACGGTGCGTCGACTCTCCGTCTGTTGTACGTTtggcgacgcgacgcgacgcgacgactATATCGCGTGTACATGTCGAAAATCATGTCTGTTTCCGTCTCTTTGTACATACATTGGTAGATAAAGTTCCACAATCTCTcgtgtgttttattttattttattcttgtttttttcttttttttttttttcttttatctcggTTGGTGAAAACGTTGTCAAATGCTGCCTCGAATTTTCTCGACGTTGTCTCGTTATCGTGCGTCGCGTCGCATCGTCGAACATGACCAAATCCTTTGGTCGATATCGATCTCGAAATCTTGGACGAGCGGGGAGAAGCGCTGGATTAAATTACTTATCGGATCATGTACAATATACGACGGTCTTTCTCCAAATGGCGGTACAATCTACGTCATCTCCAGTAGATGGTGAACAATATACGTACAAGGAATGCGAGTTATAAAGAACAATGATAGCACGCATTCTATATTCAATATCGGTAATAAACTTATGCAATACACGCAGCTAAaatattaaggaaaaaaacgaagaatgaaaaatcgagagaaaaaatgcaaaagaaaaaggagGGAAAAGAGGGAACCTTTTACTACTTTAGTGGTCGCGTTAATCTCGAtcgagctctctctctctctctctctctctctctctctctctctctctctctctctctcactctctctctctctctctccgaaTCTCCAACAAAACCATCGTGCTATCGCGACGACGAGAGCCTGGGTATGATTAGGGTTCGAGAGACGCGTGTCGACATTTAGACGGGGTTGCTCCTGCGATTATTGAGTAAATTAACGTCGCGGTAATTGCGTTACCGGCGCGTGTCCATCCGTCCGCTCGGCGTCGCGTCACCTCGCCCTCATCCCGTTGCTCCCCCTCCTCCACCCCTCCGCGCATCTATACTGCTGTGGTAGAGCCGCCCTCCGGCTAGCTCGCTTGTAAAGCCGAAAATCCATCGTGTCCAAAGTTTCGACGGAGACTCGAGACACGTCCTTCTCTGCCTAGCTCTCGTGGATCCTCCGGGGACTCGTTAGACGAAAAAGAGCGACACGCATTGATTTTCAGGTTGTTTATTACATAAAGCCGTAATAAACTATACGCGTTTCGGTAATGCGCTCGTTAgaacgaaaaatatgtatatatctatattcgCCCTTCTCCAAAAATATGATTGAAAcatttatagtttaataaaatatatatacaaaagacACTTGAAAAAACTATATTGTAAGACTAGATATTCGATGCATATACATGTGTCATACGTATTAAGAGTTTCACTGCTGCtttgatgataaatataaaaatcatcttacgtttcttaatatttaaaaaaatataataaacaagttttttcttatctaCTTACTTAGCCGTGTTAAAGGACACGTAGGGTTATCAAATGTCATCGTCGTTGGACGCGCGCTTGTAAAAGGCGCGGGAGAAGCTGGCGGGACCCTGCGTACCGCAAAAGAAGAAGCCGCGTCGCCAGAAGGCGAAGAGCGCCATGCCGAGCGGAATCGCGACGAGCAGACCGATCAGCATCCCTACGAGTATCGCGGCATCCTTCTCCGGTCGTGCGTCGTACAGATCCAAGCAACGTAGCTGTCGTTCAGACAGGGACGCGAGCGTCTTACCCGCGTGTTCCGGCGGCGCGGAACAGGTGAGCTCGCCGACTTCGGCCGTCGCCTTCCGTTTCGTCGCGTATTCCGGCAATACGGTTCCAATCTGTGAGCAAAAGAGACTTGTTGTTAATCATCGAATTTGACTTAATTGCGTAGAAATTAGTTTGTCATTCAGcaacgataaattataaattcacaCTTTATACTTGATATTACGTgcatttatgtttaataattaattattttgttaaataactttttattaatatttgatgtttgtttcttttttaaaaagatttttttcgcaattcAGAGACTTTGGGACTTACCAGATATTGATTGCGACAATCGCAGCTCCAACGATTGTGCATCAGATGCAATTCCTCGAGTCTGTCCCATCTGTTGACAAGTAAGTTTGGCAAGTATTGTAGCGCGTTAGACGATAGATCCAGTTTCTTCAAAAACGGCCACAACATCCCTTCGGCTGTCTATGAAATTACAGATAATTctcgttaattattaatctatcGCGTGTATCCCCGAATCTTTTTCCAACTGACGCCTGAATAAGTATATCCGATATACATACCGTGATCGCTATCGCGTATTCCTCGATCACTTCCAGATTCTTACAGTTTCGCACGCGGAGATCTTCCAGGCCGATTAACGCCGATAAGCCGCCATTTCTAATCGCCGTTAAACTTGGCATGTTGCACAAACTGAGCTCTCGCAATTTCGTCAAGTTGGGAAAGACGTTCGTGTTATCGATAACGCGTATCGGATTGTCGTCCAAACTTAGATACTCCAAGGCTCCGGTCTCCTCTAACGACTTGGGCAAAACCGCGAGCTCGTTGCCGGCTAAATTTAGTCTCTTTAAATAtctacgaataaaaaaaaaagaagtgtaAAATCTTgaggaatatttaattttaaagacattGGTTCTACAGAATAAAAAGACTATCGAGACTCTGGCATAATGAAACTGCGCGTCTCCACATTTATTCTTACTTGGCGTTGTGGAACTGAAGATTCGGTAGTTCCTTCAACTGGCAATAACTGAGGTCTAATTCCCGTAAATACGACAAGCTACTGATAGCTATAGATGTACGATAGTCAAATACGCCAAAAGGATTCCCAGAAAGATTCAACACCTCGATATCGGCGATGTGCTCGAAAATACTCTGGTGTAACCAGTGAAGTATGTTATTAGCCAGATTCAATACTTTCAACGGTAAAGGCTCGTACGCTTCTGGCTTGAACGGACCCTAAAACGTAATAATATCGTCCAAGATAACGCATGCAAAAATAATCAGTgtgattgagaaaaaaaagtaagagtCTCTCGcgcaaattttcaatattataaagtaagaaCAAATATAACTGCAACATTTTTAGCGGTCtcatttcgattaaaaatttgtgtaatatattactataacaTCTACCAATTCCAATTAAAACTATTAGCTATTAAATATCATCTTACGTTAAATCTGAAgatgtaagatttttttcatattccaTAAATTTCtcgtgaatttatttttatcaatttaagcGAAATGCAAAAAAGCCTCAaggttattattttcaattgaataaataattgatgatgaatacatttttatatttgataataatatattttaaaaatgtaatcggaaaaagatagaaatttcGCTGTCAAATCATACATTTGAGCGGTGTAaaatttacgattaaaattaaaagatttcgTCAAAGTGTTTCTTGTCTAATCGATGAATCATAATCAGAGGAAAATTACGTCGTCTCTTCCTTGGTATGGAGttggtatttatatatactaattcGCGATACTATCTCTCGTTACCTCGAAAATGTGCGGCCGTAGCTGGTCCGACGTAAGCTGGTTATTATTCAGGTCCAATTCGGTAAGATTAACGAGCTCCTTAAAGGCGTGACGATCGATCACGGTGATCTGATTTTTTCCTAGATTTATCTTGTAGACGATTATCTTTGGAAAAGGCGTGATGTGTACCAAGCGATTGTGCTCGAACGAAATCTCTTTAGCCGTTACGTTCAGCCATTGTCTATCCTCAAGGTGATTTTCCAAACTTCGGTTATTGCAATTTACGTAGCCAtctaaacacacacacatatatatatataattattgatttttatcatcGCGAGAGACACTTATTAAAACAACTTGGAGCGCGTAATGGAGTATAtacacttatataattttatcgaacGACAATATTTCGAGGTTTCGACTACCTGTACAAGCGCACACGGTGCATAAAATCGCTGCTTCCGGCGTAGAATTTTCAATCGTAATCGCATTCGAATCTGCAGTCGCGTCTTTTATAGTAGTAGTGTTCTCGCACTTTGCCAGAAGGAATAGCGCGAGCAGAGGAATCGATATTCGGAGATCCATCCTTATGGCAAAAGGATGACAACTGCAAGCTCTCTCTTTAAATAGCGTTAACTGAAACTGGCCCGACCGTATCAACTTTACGTACGATAACAAAGTATAGCGATAAGATAACCAATGCTCGTAATTACTCATCGCTCGAGGCAGGTGTGGGGAAAAGCGTCAAGAAATAGAGCTCTCCTTTCGATAATATCCAAGTCGTAAAGCGCAGATTTCAAACTCTTATAATTAACGCGAAtcgtcatatttatttatcaagtatagagaatttaaatttaaaatcaccAGGTTTCCTAAATATGTACTTAAAACCTGTCGTTGTTACATCGATAAATATCTTACAGTAGgaatgatgaaaaatatttcttactcGATGAATAAAGCGAAGATGACTAttgacgaaatatttttaatggcagtatatatattcctcTAAATGATTCTGATTGAAACTGCGGGGCGATCGATCGCTATCGAAGAATAAGCGGCGCTTCAACGTCAAAGTGGCTCCATCTTCAGTATCTTGACGAAACtgaaattacattatcatGCCATGATAATCGAGAATCGtgtacgaaaaaatatatgtagatataatataaaattttctgctATATATAAACCTCTATAAACATAGAAATCGAATTTTTCGAAGCCTATAcattgaaacaaaattatgcTGTTGCTCTCATGTCATTTCTCATTTAATCATATTAGCAGTAATTTTTGTagacttttctctttttataaaataaaatattaatttttgttaataaaatgacaattttattcatcgctttaatatttataaaacaactcTTCTTTTATCTCAATCTTCTTTTGCTctcaaaaatttcaacaagtaatattattacctgttgcatatattttattatctttagagaaaaaaaaaaaaaaataagaaaagtcattatttatagctgtaatattttttgtaaaacgtaaattatatatatttatttctcctaatacacaaaatcaaaatatatctaaCCCTAATATTGTTCTACAAATGTAAACATGTCAAGTTCTCAGatacagttttttaaatatatatatatatatatatagtttttcttCATCACAGATATCTTTTACTTACTAGTTTCATATTCACACggaaacagaaaagaaaagataagataaaatagaataatatatattcaaagtaaagtggactctctctctctctctctgaattGTACGCAGGAATTGGTATCAGGCACGTGGCGCCATCTGTCGCGCAATAGGCTGTACCAGGAAAGAGCGCCGCCGTCGCGGCGGCGAGAAACCTTTGCGAAAAGTATTGAATCGGTGACGTCACGTCACAAAAGACGAGACGGTGGAAGGAGGCGAACGGGGTGGACGGTTGCGCGTTGAAAAATGTCCGGTTACTTGAATTTATCGTGTACGTGAACAGAGAGTGAGCGTTGTAAACACGAGAGTCGGGCGAAGGAAACCGGCGTGCGAACCGGTCAAGTCGATCCCACGGGACGGATATATCCCCATCCCCAGGCACGTGTAGTACGCGAAGGGAAAACCAAGTGCTCGGAGCCGTCCTCGAGTCCTCTATGACGGTTCGATATCGCATCGCGTCGTAAAGTAAaacgcgataaaataaaaggaggTGAGGCGAACGGAATTGCGCGGCCCGGACGTGTCGGGTGAGGAGTGCGGAGGATCGACGGAGGATCTCTCACGATCTGTCACGGTAAGATAACGCGACACTTCACCGATCCCCATTCGACGAATTTCCAGATTCGTCGGCGAATCGCTCACCCATCGTTTTGTCCGCGAGGTTAGGTTTCGTCTCTCTCCCGTTCATTTTCGGCAAGTCTCTACCCCCCTTTAAGCGTGCGGGGAGTGAACgcccatttttttcaaagggaTTTTCGAATCGCGCGTGTCGCGTACGCGAGCCCTCTCGCCATCCTTGTCCTCGTCTCGCGTCTCGGTTTCCCGGGATCGTCGCGGCTACGAATAACACGTTCTCTCGGAAAGAGGATCCGAGGATTTGTTTGGTCGTCGAAATTGTTTCGAGTTATGTTATTCGAAAGAGATCTATCGTTGAAGGATACCAAAGGATAGCATCCTTCTCGCGGGAATATGTTGCCTTGCTAATGTACGCTATCATGTTGCGCTTTAATTCACCatgtttttattctaattacaTTCTCGCCCTCCGGAGATAACGTAGAAAAACACTCGACgcatgaaaaattttcattttcaaatttctagAAACGTGGGTATATaaacatgaatatatatatatacgtcaaAGATACCGCTTCATATTTGGCCAACCTCTGTGTCGTTTGACATTCTTTTGAGAAATGACAGAATTTTCGTAGCGATCTTGTTTACTAAATACGGGTATTGGCACAGTGTTATGATAGCACTCTGATGGAATGTATTTCGATACAGTTGCAGTCAGCTGACGATTTTtcgatacatttaattatactcTTGCAATTTACGTCGattctttcaaaatttcatGTAATTACTGCGAAAAATGCATCGTTTAAGCTTCTCTGGCGACGGtcataagagagagagagagagagagagagagagagagagaaaaagaaaaagagagagattatcCTTATTAGTTATCGAACGAGAAATGACAAGTTGGGAAGAGAGGTGAAGCGAGGCGAGGAGAGGAGGCGCGGTCTCCGCTTCCGCGAGTGTAACATCCGTAGGGCGTGTGTTTTAACTATACGACTCTTTTTCCCTGCTTGTGCGCGGGCCGTCGAGTTGCGTAGATCGCGCGCAACTCGACGGAGGAGAGGTTAGGCCTCAGTCGATGATCGACGGGTAGTAAACACGGTGCCGGGCGCCGCCGCTGCCTCCGCCGCTGCCTCCGCCGCGTCTCCTCCACCTGCCACCGCCGATCTCCGCGGAGCGAGAATAAACACGTGCTTCGCGATTGACGTACAAACTGTACACATTCTCGCGAATCGACGCGCAATAGAATCCGgccatttgttatttttttaatttttttctctctctctttttttcgatAAGCGCTCACGATAAGATTGAAATGTGCTCGACAATCTATCTCTCGGTTCTCTAAAGAATGACGAGGCGAGTCCGAATAACGATTTCACTTTCAAGAGAAATACTCTTCATCTCTTGtaagattctttttcttttc from the Anoplolepis gracilipes chromosome 11, ASM4749672v1, whole genome shotgun sequence genome contains:
- the LOC140671063 gene encoding tsukushi encodes the protein MDLRISIPLLALFLLAKCENTTTIKDATADSNAITIENSTPEAAILCTVCACTDGYVNCNNRSLENHLEDRQWLNVTAKEISFEHNRLVHITPFPKIIVYKINLGKNQITVIDRHAFKELVNLTELDLNNNQLTSDQLRPHIFEGPFKPEAYEPLPLKVLNLANNILHWLHQSIFEHIADIEVLNLSGNPFGVFDYRTSIAISSLSYLRELDLSYCQLKELPNLQFHNAKYLKRLNLAGNELAVLPKSLEETGALEYLSLDDNPIRVIDNTNVFPNLTKLRELSLCNMPSLTAIRNGGLSALIGLEDLRVRNCKNLEVIEEYAIAITTAEGMLWPFLKKLDLSSNALQYLPNLLVNRWDRLEELHLMHNRWSCDCRNQYLIGTVLPEYATKRKATAEVGELTCSAPPEHAGKTLASLSERQLRCLDLYDARPEKDAAILVGMLIGLLVAIPLGMALFAFWRRGFFFCGTQGPASFSRAFYKRASNDDDI
- the Bsh gene encoding uncharacterized protein Bsh; the protein is MQSSTCQQQQAQPGQNGTSASRTSFLIEDILSRGTVTPHHSHHHQLHHQHHLTSTSVHGQHHQYQQFASLLPGYPAAPPAAAAFFLGPLFGSAGMGVGVVPGVGELAALKHCRRRKARTVFSDQQLAGLEARFEVQRYLSTPERVELAAALHLSETQVKTWFQNRRMKHKKQLRKQNISNGSGSNSGQQSISVTSPAERPVDFSLSGGRESRASSDAPADSDDEDDDEIDVLGDETPSPTPTPTPTPAPTPTSTPTSTRSVNAPSRRSGTPPRTHHAAIHPQHPHPHSHLIGLHHQPHLQHGNSQHSAQRPTHR